CACTTAGAACAAGACACCGGATCTCCTAGCGATCCTTGTGCAAAGGCTCCCGAGAAGGAGCCTGAGCCGACCCGTAGGCCCGAACCGTCACTCGTCGCGGCTGCTTGCCCTGTCGCTGCCGAATTCGGCGTCACCCTCAGAACGGAAGCGGATGTCATCGAGATCGGCCGGCTGATGCGGGGCGGGATCGGCGCGCATCCGTCGGCCTGGAGCGAGGCTTGCGAAGCCCTCGGTCCGTTCCGGGCCTCGGTGCTCGTGCTGATCGTCGCGCAGCTCCACGACGACGACGTGCGCCGGGGTGAGATCCGCATCAAGAACCCAGGCGGATACTTCAGGCAGCTCGTCCGCCTGTGTTCCGAAGGTCGCTACGGGCTCGAAGCCGAGCTCATGGCGATGCGCAGGAGGAAGATGACGTGACCTCGGGCGAACGTCACCTGCCCCGGACCGCCAAGCCCTGCAGATGCGCCACGCCGCGGCAGCGAATCCGGGCACCCGGATCCTGACCGATGTAGGTAGCCTCCGGATCCCGGAACTCACGCTACGCTTGCGCGGCCGTTGAACATGGGAGGCTTGCGGTGAAGGTGTTTCAGATCCGGCACGAGGTGACGGGCGCCATCCTCTGGACGGGCTCGGCGCCTGACCCGCTCGCTGCCCTCGACGCCATGGCGCACGAGGCGGGGTATTACGATCATTCCGATATCCCCGACCATCTCCGGGCCGGTGGACTCGCCATCGAGGAGATTCGGGTCTAGCGCGCCGACCACCACGCGAAGAGTCCGATCCCTTCCCGGCTCCAGGCACGCTGCGGTCATCGAGGGGCCGGGCAGGCGCCCTCGCTTCTCCGAAGACCGCCACGGTGACGTGTCGGTGAGCGATGCCGGATTGGTCGGGCGCCTGCAGTGCCGTTCCGCCAGGATGCCGAGCAGGTTCCGCGGCACCCGGCACTCTCGGTGCGAGGGGTTCGGCGCGTGATCGCCCCGAACCCGGTCCCCATCGGACAGGTTTGCGTGGGACGCAATCGGGGTCCGCTGCGTTACTGCGGCGACGAAGTGTGGAGATCCAGGATGGCAGACGCCGTCGCGTCGCAACGCGCTGTGCTGATTGTCGAGGACAATCCCGTGCAGCTCATGGATGCGGCTGCAGCCCTTCGCGACGCGGGATACGAGGTCGCGGAGGCCGCCACTGTCGAAGCCGCCCAGGCTCATCTGGCGGCCCGTCCCGAACTTGTGGCCATGGTCGCGGACGTGGACTTGGCAGGCGAGCCCTTGAGTGGCTTCACCCTGGCCAAAGCCGTCGCGGCGCGCTGGCCCGAACTGGCGATCCTGATCGTGTCGGGTGTGGCTTGGCCCGCCGAGGAGCAGATGCCGATGGGCGCTCGCTACCTGCGCAAACCGTTCACACCGGAGGGGCTGGCCGGCGCGCTGGGGGCTGTGCTGGCGGCGCGGGGCGTAGGGTCCGTGCCGCATTGACGGTGGCCAGCCCAGCGTGCGCCGGCGCGGGAGAGATGCGCCGTCGACGACGGGCCGCATCACGGCGAGGTTCAGGTCCCGCTGTCGCCGGCGCTGGCGTCGTCGCTACCGTCGAGCAGCCAGTCCGGTATCCCGGGAAGCACTTCCCCAGCGACCTCACCGGCGGTCTTCAGGGCCCGCTCCACTTTCGCTTCCGAGTACTCGCCGCGGACCTCGGCGAACAGCTCGCGCGCCAGACGGTCCAGCTCCTCGTCCGAGAGCGTCTGGTCCGGCTCGTCCCTCATGCGTGCAGGCCCCCCAAGCATCGGCCGTCCTGCGCCACCGATCCCGTCACGGGGCGGGAGCGCGTCCGGTGTCATCACCCGTGAGCCGATACGCAACGCGGCTCGCCAGCACGGTGCCTGGGCCCGGTTAGGGGATCGTCACCGGCGGGGGACCGAAGATGTCCCAGGCTGACGCTGACGCCGCCGATCCTTCCGTCGCGGTGATCGGCCACCCGCCTCAGTCCACGCCGCAGGCGAGCAGATCGCGCCTGCGCTGCTCGGACGTCTCTCGGGCCTCGTCCTGCCAGCTGGCCTCTGGCGGGTCTCGGTCGGCCTTCACCGGTCGCTCGCCAGGCAGGTACAGACTGCGGGGATCACCGGGCAACGCGCCCGTCGTCTCGGGGTCCCGGTCGCAATCCCGAGCCGGCTGATCGGCCAGGGCGAGCGCGGGACCCGCGCACACGACGACGGCCACGGCGAACGCGAGCAACTTTCTCATGGGGGTCCCGATGGGCCAGGCCCGGCGCATGTACCGCGTCGCCGGTAGGGCCGGAGGGCTTAACGGCGGTTCGCGATGGTCGCCACACCCGTGTCGGCACGGCAGACATGCGTGACCGTCGCCGCAGATCGATCGGCGCCCGGGGACGATTTCCACGTCGCCGGCACCCAGCCGCGGCGGCCGGGCGTGGTGTCCGGATTGCCGCGTGCCCGTCACTCCGCTCGCGGCCGCGCCGGTCAAGGCTCGAACCGACGAGCCCCCACTGCGCCCCCACTGCGCCCCCGCGCGGACGTGAATGGCCGAATCCGCCCTGTCGGAACGGTCAGGCCTGCCGCATCTCCGTGTCGCTGCCGGACGGCAGAAGCTCGGACCGGCGCGCGTGAGCGACGCCGCCCAGCAGGATGAGAAGCACGAGGGCGGGAAGCGGCATCAGAACGGGGTCGCCCGCGAGGAGATGGCTGCCGACCGCGCCGGCCATGAGCACGGCGAGCAGACAGGCGCCGAGGGCGACGCAACCGGGCGTCCAGAGGAGCACCGCGCCGAGGAGTTGCAGGGCGCCGACCACGTCCATGAACCACAGCGGGTAGCCGAAGCGGACGAAGCCCTCGACCTCGAACGGCACAGCGGCGAACTTCATGCCGGCGGCCACCAGGAACACCGCGGTCAACAGGCCTCGCAGCGCCACGCTGCCGACACTCCGCCTATCCCGAACCCGAGCCATCCCCACACACCTCCCAGCAGGCATCACGCTCGGCGGATCAGACGAAGTGCGTCGGCAGCGCCGCGGTCAGGGCGAGCTGGAGGACGGCGAGCGCCAAGCCAGTCAGCATCGACCAGGCCACGATGTGGTCGGTGACGGTCATGCCCTTGGTCATCATCTTGGTGGCCATCGGTGGTTGCCTCATCCGTGCAGCCGTGGATCGGCTGTCCCAGGACGGTCATATGGCCAAGCTGAATTGCGCCGTTATTGCTTCGATTATTGCGTTGGATTGCACCAAATCAGTTGAGACGCCGTTCTCGGAGAGCGATCCACAGCGCCACGCGCGATCGCCGGCACGCCTCCGGGATGCGCCGCGACGCCATGGCCGCGCGGCGACCGACCGCCGCCGGCCACATCGTCGGCTACATGCCGGGGTGAGGCCGTCCTCGCCCACGCTGGCCCGGAGCGCCGTCAGTTTGCCGCCGTCCCGCTCAGCGGTGACGAAGGCCTTCGCGTCGGGACGGATCGCCGACGGATCGGCTGGCTCATAGGCGACGATCGGTGTCTCAGGCGACACCGCCACGGTCTCCGACGCGCCGCCCCCGTGAGCCTCCGCGGCGGGGAGCCGACAACCCGGGAAGACGGGTGCGGCGCTCGGCGACGCCTGGAGTCCAGCCCACCCGTTCGCGGGCGCGACGACGGTGCTGTCGGGAGGACGCTGCCGATTCAGGCGTCCGCGTCGGCGCGTCCGTCCCACGCGTCGAGGCGCGACGGCGCCATCGGTGCCGCGGCGGCGATCCCGAGCCGGGTCGCGGCAGCCACAGCGGCGATGATGAGGCCGATGAAGAGCAATGGTTCGAGCATGGCCGTGCCCTCAGCTATGGGCCCGCGCGGCAAGATGGCGGCGCGCCGAACGGTGGCGGGCACGCGCATTGTGCTGCCGCCGCATCTGTTCCTGGAGGATCTCGTCTTCGTGCTGAGGGAAAACTGTGATCGCGGTCGATTGCGGGACACGCGGACCGTCCTCACGCTGCGGATAGATTGGTTTCATGACCGCTCCCCCGTATTACCTACGTAGAAGCTTAACCGTTCTTTAACCGATTGCAACCCGGTGGCGTGGTCGGGTCCCGACGGCGCCGGCGCGCGCCGGAGATCCATCCTCGTCGGGTGGTCCACCTCGATCGCCGCGGCGACGCGCCTTCCCTCACCAGCCCGGGCACTGGCCGCATTTCGGGCCCGACGGCTCCGGTCCCGGCAGACCCCCCGATCGCAGAGGCCGGGCGGCTGCTGATCCGGGCCGGGGAACTACCTCAGGCACGGTTGCCGCCTATGTCATCTGACCGGGAGCCGCCGTCGGACTGACTTTGATCGTGGAGGACGCAACGATGCCGCCCAAGCTGACCAAGACCATCATCGGAGCCGTTATCGCCGTCGCGCTCGCCGCTGCAGTCTCCTACGGAGTCATCAGCCAGCAGACGGCCGACAAGATCCAGACTCAGGCGAACCAGACCCTGCAGAACGATCAGGCTCCGGCCAGCACCGGTCAGCAGCCGCCGCCTCCGCCTCAGAACTCGATCCCGCAGGCACCCGCACAGCCGGGGGCGTCGCCGCAGAACCCCGCGCCGGCACCGCGTCAGTGAGCGAATCCGGGCGCGTCGATGGTGGGTCCGCGACGTCGAGCACGCCCCGGGATCGGCCCGGGTCACTGGCATCGGGGTCGACGGCACATCCTCCCCTGTCGGCGATGACGTGAAGCCGCGGCAACGAGAGCGCGGCCCTGTTCGAGCAGAATACTTCGGAGATACGGCGGTCATCGCGGAGGTGCCCTTGGCAAAACCGTTTGCCACGCTGCTGCTCGCAGCAGCCGTCTCTGTTCTGTCAGATCTGCCGGCGCGATCTCAGGTCGCGCCCGTCAACAACTGGGCTGAGTTCCGCGAGGCGATGGCGGCGTGCTGGACGGTGCCGCCCGGCACGGAGGGATCCCTGATTGCCTACCGGTTCGGCCTCGACAAGACGGGTGCCATCCGGGGCAAGCCGCTCATCACCGCGCGGCGACTGGTCGGCGACCAGGACGCGCACCGTCGCTACGAGGAGGCGGCATCCGCT
This genomic window from Methylobacterium oryzae contains:
- a CDS encoding DoxX family protein; translated protein: MARVRDRRSVGSVALRGLLTAVFLVAAGMKFAAVPFEVEGFVRFGYPLWFMDVVGALQLLGAVLLWTPGCVALGACLLAVLMAGAVGSHLLAGDPVLMPLPALVLLILLGGVAHARRSELLPSGSDTEMRQA
- a CDS encoding response regulator, producing MADAVASQRAVLIVEDNPVQLMDAAAALRDAGYEVAEAATVEAAQAHLAARPELVAMVADVDLAGEPLSGFTLAKAVAARWPELAILIVSGVAWPAEEQMPMGARYLRKPFTPEGLAGALGAVLAARGVGSVPH